The following coding sequences are from one Arachis hypogaea cultivar Tifrunner chromosome 7, arahy.Tifrunner.gnm2.J5K5, whole genome shotgun sequence window:
- the LOC112701873 gene encoding receptor like protein 22: MSSISLSSLSLITNWSSSSVTLGLSNTNITGYLTSDILCLPNLKELHLYGNTYLQVHVSRLNCNASVSILDLSFCDFQGSMIPSSISNLTYLTSLTLFECGLNGSIPSSLSNLQHLTHLDLSSNSIFGSIPSSFSNLQHLTYLDLSNNNLTGAVPASFSKLELLTHLDLSSNELNGSIPSSLWKLQDLVVLDLSYNELSGQLPDIFGGLNKLQTLNLGKNKIQGKLPFSLFTLTQLSILDFSSNKFEGPLPNQIAGFSNLTELYLDDNLLNGTIPSWCLSLPLLKHLDLSSNQFTGNLSAISSYSLLYLNLCGNKIHGDIPKSIFDLVNLTELCLSSDNHGGFVNFPLFSKLQNLRSLTLSGYESISLKSDVNANYTFSNLKMLHLFSNTILDFPKFSGKFPRLLILDLSNNNLQGKVAKWIHDLDSLYHLNLSTNQLTSIEKFSWHGLQYLDLSSNLMNNEISSILCNISSLEVVDLSNNYFTGTIPQCLSNLSYLEVLDLRMNKLYGTLPDTFSMNSNLKTLNLYGNQVEGHLPKSLSNCTELEVLILGNNRIEDTFPYWLQNLTSLKVLVLRGNKFYGPVGNNLTTKHPFPSLIIFDASGNNFSGLLPKDFIENFQAMKNVVHAEVGSVLSYMNSRFYSAISYETQPEYANSLIATVKGVSRAYTKIPTIFVYIDLSENKFEGEIPNIIGELHALIALNLSHNKLIGSIPQSMGYLTELESLDLSSNMLTGRIPNELTNLNFLGFLNLSSNHLVGQIPRGRHFDTFQENSYQGNMGLCGFPLSIQCNKILEEEPLSSPTNQAEEKFGFGWEPVAIGYGCGTVFGIGLGCCVFSIGKPQWLVTIFGGDPNKAVQEQINGYMT, encoded by the coding sequence ATGTCTTCAATCAGTCTAAGTTCTTTGTCTTTAATCACAAACTGGTCTTCCTCTTCGGTTACTCTTGGTCTTAGTAACACAAATATAACGGGGTATTTGACAAGTGATATTCTTTGTTTGCCCAATCTAAAAGAGCTGCATCTATATGGAAACACATACCTTCAAGTCCATGTTTCTAGATTGAATTGCAATGCTTCTGTTAGTATTTTGGATCTTTCATTTTGTGATTTCCAAGGATCAATGATCCCTTCATCTATCTCTAATCTCACATATCTCACTTCTTTGACTTTGTTTGAATGTGGCCTTAATGGTTCAATTCCCTCTTCACTTTCAAACCTTCAACATCTCACTCACTTGGACCTTTCATCTAATAGTATCTTCGGCTCGATCCCATCCTCATTTTCAAACCTTCAACATCTCACTTACTTGGATCTTTCAAACAATAATCTAACTGGTGCAGTCCCAGCATCTTTTTCAAAGCTAGAGCTTCTCACTCATTTAGACCTTTCATCCAATGAACTCAATGGTTCAATCCCTTCATCTCTTTGGAAGCTTCAAGATCTTGTTGTCTTGGATCTTTCTTACAATGAACTAAGTGGTCAACTTCCAGATATATTTGGTGGGCTAAATAAACTGCAAACTCTCAATCTTGGGAAAAACAAAATACAGGGAAAGTTGCCATTCTCATTGTTTACATTGACTCAACTTTCCATCTTGGATTTTTCTTCTAATAAATTTGAAGGGCCCTTACCTAATCAAATAGCAGGTTTTTCAAACCTGACTGAATTATATCTGGATGACAACTTGTTAAATGGGACAATTCcttcttggtgtttatctttgCCGCTTTTGAAACATTTAGACCTTTCAAGTAACCAATTCACAGGAAATCTAAGTGCAATCTCATCTTATTCCTTGCTGTACTTAAATTTATGCGGCAACAAAATTCATGGAGATATTCCAAAGTCGATTTTCGACCTTGTGAACCTCACTGAATTGTGTTTGTCATCAGATAACCATGGTGGTTTTGTCAATTTTCCACTCTTCTCCAAACTTCAGAACTTGAGGTCTCTTACTCTTTCAGGCTATGAATCAATATCACTAAAATCTGATGTCAATGCCAATTACACTTTCTCCAATTTGAAAATGTTGCACTTATTTTCCAACACCATACTTGACTTTCCAAAGTTCTCAGGAAAATTTCCGAGGTTGCTCATACTTGATTTATCCAATAACAATCTCCAAGGTAAAGTGGCCAAATGGATACATGATTTGGATTCTTTATATCATTTGAACCTCTCAACAAACCAattgacatcaatagaaaaattCTCATGGCATGGCCTGCAATACCTTGATCTTAGTTCTAACTTGATGAACAATGAAATTTCATCCATCTTATGCAATATAAGTTCTCTTGAGGTTGTGGACTTGTCCAACAACTATTTCACAGGAACAATTCCACAATGCCTTTCCAACTTATCATATCTTGAAGTTTTGGATCTACGGATGAACAAACTCTATGGCACTTTGCCAGATACGTTTTCCATGAACAGCAACCTCAAAACTTTGAATCTGTATGGAAATCAAGTAGAAGGCCACTTGCCTAAATCTTTGTCCAACTGCACAGAGCTGGAGGTTTTAATTCTTGGTAACAATCGAATAGAGGATACCTTTCCCTACTGGCTTCAGAATTTGACATCTTTGAAAGTGTTGGTCTTAAGAGGCAATAAGTTTTATGGTCCTGTTGGTAATAACTTGACAACCAAGCATCCATTTCCAAGTTTAATTATCTTTGATGCATCAGGCAACAATTTTAGTGGCCTGTTGCCAAAAGACTTCATTGAGAATTTCCAAGCCATGAAGAATGTTGTTCATGCTGAAGTGGGAAGTGTTTTGAGTTACATGAATAGTCGCTTTTACTCTGCAATAAGTTATGAAACTCAACCAGAGTATGCTAACTCATTGATAGCAACAGTTAAAGGGGTCAGCAGGGCTTACACAAAAATTCCAACCATCTTTGTATATATTGATTTGTCAGAGAACAAATTTGAAGGAGAGATTCCAAATATTATTGGAGAGCTTCATGCACTCATAGCACTCAACCTTTCCCATAACAAACTCATTGGTTCTATTCCTCAATCCATGGGATATTTGACAGAACTTGAATCATTGGACCTCTCATCGAATATGCTCACAGGACGGATCCCAAATGAATTGACCAATCTAAACTTTCTTGGATTCTTGAATCTTTCCAGCAACCATCTTGTAGGACAAATACCTCGAGGAAGACATTTCGATACATTTCAAGAGAATTCCTACCAAGGGAACATGGGGTTATGTGGATTTCCATTGTCAATACAATGCAACAAGATCCTTGAAGAAGAACCTTTATCCTCTCCAACCAATCAAGCTGAAGAGAAATTTGGATTTGGTTGGGAGCCAGTGGCAATAGGATATGGATGTGGAACTGTGTTTGGAATAGGATTGGGATGCTGTGTTTTCTCAATTGGAAAGCCTCAATGGCTTGTCACAATCTTTGGAGGTGATCCAAACAAAGCCGTACAAGAACAAATTAATGGATATATGACATAA
- the LOC112701874 gene encoding putative DUF21 domain-containing protein At3g13070, chloroplastic: MALESLVLGHKVFLTGCSRLPYIAHYNRTKRVPMRVVSTKDRYPSCPLVSNCFDPCSFGSVFMVSSYTKDDRRLFGRASLRCLASSGNDCFQEKNAVSKVNLNFVKGLMKSGVILAAAVCGVLVFGCPRVSAVEGVVNAGYGVFGQSILLLRNTWPKVLQVLRIFKEQGLILAILLGLSAFFSMAETSITTLWPWKVRELAEKESENGVFRLLRSDVTRFLTTILIGTTVVNIAATALVTDAATAMFGEAGVSAATGVMTVAILLLTEITPKSIAVHNATEVARFVVRPVAWLSLVLYPVGRVVTYLSMGMLKMLGLKGRSEPYVTEEELKLMLRGAELSGAIEEEEQDMIENVLEIKDTHVREVMTPLVDVVAIDGSLSLVDFHHLWVTHQYSRVPVFEQRVDNITGIAYAMDLLDYVKKGDLLESTTVGDMAHKPAYFVPDSMSVWNLLREFRIRKVHMAVVLNEYGGTVGIVTLEDVVEEIVGEIFDENDSKEEIQKKTGYIVMRAEGVFDVDANTSIDQLSEDLNIKMPEGHQYETVSGFVCETFGYIPRTGESIKVSLEREDEDDDNEETKSDNQDSKEKNQIFKLEILAGNARKVSAVRFERINGEDEMLEAKEVTHFVPKIVKRKWNNGEDSDDADYDGDAFAKRPQHEISSEYIDDQENSDRD, encoded by the exons ATGGCACTTGAATCATTGGTTCTCGGTCACAAAGTCTTCCTCACCGGCTGTTCTAGATTACCTTATATTGCACACTACAATCGCACAAAGAGAGTTCCAATGAGAGTTGTTTCCACAAAAGATAGATACCCTTCTTGTCCCTTGGTGTCAAATTGTTTTGACCCTTGTAGTTTTGGAAGCGTTTTTATGGTTTCTAGTTATACGAAAGATGATAGAAGGTTGTTTGGTAGAGCTAGCTTGAGGTGTTTGGCAAGTAGTGGCAATGACTGTTTTCAAGAGAAAAATGCTGTTTCCaaagtgaatttgaattttgtaaagggattgatgaagagtggggTGATTCTGGCTGCAGCAGTTTGtggggttttggtgtttggatgcCCGCGAGTTTCCGCCGTCGAAGGTGTAGTGAATGCTGGTTATGGTGTTTTTGGACAGAGCATACTCTTGCTTAGGAACACTTGGCCTAAGGTCTTGCAGGTTCTTCGTATATTTAAGGAGCAGGGGTTGATATTAGCAATCCTTTTGGGGCTCTCAGCATTCTTCTCTATGGCAGAGACTTCAATTACTACACTTTGGCCTTGGAAG GTTCGTGAATTGGCTGAAAAAGAGTCAGAAAATGGTGTCTTCAGATTGCTTCGGAGTGATGTTACTCGGTTTCTTACAACAATACTTATCGGCACAAC TGTTGTGAATATTGCGGCAACTGCCTTGGTTACAGATGCTGCAACAGCAATGTTTGGGGAAGCTGGTGTCAGTGCAGCAACAGGAGTGATGAct GTTGCAATTTTGCTTCTCACTGAAATCACTCCAAAAAGTATAGCAGTGCATAATGCCACAGAGGTGGCTCGGTTTGTG GTCAGGCCAGTGGCATGGCTTTCCTTGGTATTGTATCCTGTGGGGAGAGTTGTTACTTATCTTTCAATGGGGATGCTGAAAATGCTCGGCTTAAAAGGAAGAAG TGAGCCTTATGTAACTGAAGAGGAACTAAAATTGATGCTAAGGGGTGCAGAATTAAGTGGGGCAATAGAGGAAGAGGAACAG gatatgattgaaaatgtaTTGGAAATAAAAGACACACATGTGAGAGAGGTTATGACGCCACTTGTTGATGTTGTTGCAATTGATGGAAGTTTAAGCCTTGTAGATTTTCATCATTTGTGGGTCACACATCAGTACTCGAG GGTACCTGTTTTTGAGCAACGTGTTGATAATATAACGGGAATAGCATATGCAATGGATCTGTTGGATTATGTTAAGAAG GGCGATTTGCTAGAAAGTACTACAGTTGGAGATATGGCTCACAAACCTGCATATTTCGTACCCG ATTCAATGTCCGTTTGGAATCTTCTTAGAGAGTTTCGAATCAGGAAGGTTCACATGGCTGTTGTACTTAATGAGTATGGCGGAACTGTGGGG ATTGTAACTCTTGAAGATGTTGTTGAGGAAATTGTTGGTGAAATCTTTGATGAAAATGACTCAAAG GAGGAGATTCAGAAAAAAACTGGTTACATAGTAATGCGAGCTGAGGGTGTATTTGACGTTGATGCGAACACATCTATTGATCAGCTCTCTGAAGATTTGAACATCAAGATGCCAGAG GGTCACCAATACGAGACAGTGTCAGGCTTTGTATGCGAAACATTTGGATACATCCCAAGGACAGGTGAATCGATCAAAGTGTCTCTTGAacgagaagatgaagatgatgataatgaggagaCCAAGTCTGACAACCAGGACtcgaaagagaagaatcagattTTTAAACTCGAG ATACTAGCTGGAAATGCCAGAAAAGTGAGCGCTGTTCGGTTCGAAAGGATAAATGGTGAGGATGAGATGTTGGAGGCCAAAGAAGTAACTCATTTTGTCCCTAAAATTGTGAAGAGAAAATGGAATAATGGTGAGGACTCGGACGATGCAGACTACGATGGAGATGCATTTGCGAAGAGACCGCAGCACGAGATTTCTAGTGAGTATATAGATGATCAGGAAAATTCTGACAGAGATTAA